From the Serratia nematodiphila DZ0503SBS1 genome, one window contains:
- the secY gene encoding preprotein translocase subunit SecY, which produces MAKQPGLDFQSAKGGLGELKRRLLFVIGALIVFRIGSFIPIPGIDATVLAKLLEQQRGTIIEMFNMFSGGALSRASIFALGIMPYISASIIIQLLTVVHPALAEIKKEGEAGRRKISQYTRYGTLVLAIFQSIGIATGLPNMPGMQGLVLNPGFAFYFTAVVSLVTGTMFLMWLGEQITERGIGNGISIIIFAGIVAGLPPAVAHTIEQARQGDLHFLLLLLVAVLVFAVTFFVVFIERGQRRIVVNYAKRQQGRRVYAAQSTHLPLKVNMAGVIPAIFASSIILFPATIASWFGGGTGWNWLTTISLYLQPGQPLYVLLYASAIIFFCFFYTALVFNPRETADNLKKSGAFVPGIRPGEQTAKYIDKVMTRLTLVGAMYITFICLIPEFMRDAMKVPFYFGGTSLLIVVVVIMDFMAQVQTLMMSSQYESALKKANLKGYNR; this is translated from the coding sequence ATGGCTAAGCAACCAGGATTAGATTTTCAAAGTGCTAAAGGCGGGCTCGGCGAGCTGAAGCGCAGACTTTTGTTTGTCATCGGCGCGCTGATTGTCTTCCGCATCGGCTCTTTCATTCCGATTCCTGGTATCGATGCCACTGTGCTTGCCAAATTGCTTGAGCAGCAGAGAGGCACTATCATTGAAATGTTTAACATGTTCTCTGGTGGTGCCCTCAGCCGTGCTTCTATCTTTGCTCTGGGGATCATGCCGTATATCTCGGCGTCGATCATTATCCAGCTGCTGACGGTGGTTCATCCAGCGTTGGCGGAAATCAAGAAAGAAGGGGAGGCTGGCCGTCGCAAGATTAGCCAGTACACCCGCTACGGTACGCTGGTATTGGCCATATTCCAGTCGATCGGTATTGCTACCGGTCTGCCGAATATGCCTGGTATGCAGGGCCTGGTGTTAAACCCAGGCTTTGCATTCTACTTTACTGCGGTTGTGAGCCTGGTAACCGGGACAATGTTCCTGATGTGGCTGGGTGAGCAGATTACTGAGCGCGGTATCGGCAACGGTATCTCGATCATTATCTTCGCGGGTATTGTAGCGGGGCTCCCGCCGGCAGTGGCCCATACTATTGAGCAAGCGCGGCAAGGCGACCTGCACTTCCTCCTGCTGCTGTTGGTTGCAGTATTGGTGTTTGCAGTAACCTTCTTCGTTGTTTTCATCGAGCGTGGTCAACGTCGTATCGTCGTTAACTATGCGAAGCGTCAACAAGGTCGTCGTGTTTATGCAGCACAGAGTACACACTTACCGTTGAAAGTGAACATGGCGGGTGTTATCCCGGCGATTTTCGCTTCCAGCATTATTCTGTTCCCGGCCACGATTGCATCATGGTTTGGGGGCGGTACCGGTTGGAACTGGCTGACTACGATTTCGCTGTATTTGCAGCCCGGGCAACCGCTTTATGTGTTACTCTATGCGTCTGCAATCATCTTCTTCTGTTTCTTCTACACGGCGTTGGTTTTCAACCCGCGTGAGACAGCAGATAACCTGAAGAAGTCCGGTGCCTTCGTACCAGGAATTCGTCCGGGAGAGCAAACGGCGAAGTATATCGATAAAGTAATGACGCGTTTAACCCTGGTGGGCGCGATGTACATTACTTTCATCTGCCTGATCCCGGAGTTCATGCGTGATGCAATGAAAGTACCATTCTACTTTGGTGGTACCTCGCTACTGATCGTGGTTGTCGTCATCATGGACTTTATGGCTCAAGTGCAAACTCTGATGATGTCAAGTCAGTACGAGTCTGCATTGAAGAAAGCAAATCTGAAAGGCTATAACCGCTAG
- the rpsD gene encoding 30S ribosomal protein S4, giving the protein MARYLGPKLKLSRREGTDLFLKSGVRAIDSKCKIEQAPGQHGARKPRLSDYGVQLREKQKVRRMYGILERQFRNYYKEATRLKGNTGENLLQLLEGRLDNVVYRMGFGATRAESRQLVSHKAVMVNGRVVNIASYQVSPNDVVSIREKAKKQSRVKASLELAEQREKPTWLEVDAAKMEGVFKRMPERTDLSADINEHLIVELYSK; this is encoded by the coding sequence ATGGCAAGATATTTGGGTCCTAAGCTCAAGCTGAGCCGTCGTGAGGGCACAGACCTGTTCCTTAAGTCTGGCGTTCGCGCGATCGATTCCAAGTGTAAAATTGAACAAGCACCTGGTCAGCACGGTGCGCGTAAACCGCGTCTGTCTGATTACGGTGTTCAGTTGCGTGAGAAGCAGAAAGTTCGTCGTATGTACGGCATTCTGGAGCGTCAATTCCGCAACTATTACAAAGAAGCAACCCGCCTGAAGGGCAACACCGGTGAAAACCTGTTGCAGCTGCTGGAAGGTCGTCTGGACAACGTTGTTTACCGTATGGGCTTCGGCGCTACTCGTGCAGAGTCACGTCAGCTGGTTAGCCACAAAGCAGTTATGGTAAACGGTCGCGTTGTTAACATCGCTTCTTATCAGGTATCTCCGAATGACGTAGTCAGCATCCGCGAGAAAGCTAAAAAGCAGTCTCGTGTTAAAGCTTCTCTGGAGCTGGCTGAGCAGCGTGAAAAGCCGACTTGGCTGGAAGTTGATGCTGCTAAGATGGAAGGCGTGTTCAAGCGTATGCCTGAACGTACCGATCTGTCTGCGGACATTAACGAACACCTGATCGTCGAGCTTTACTCCAAGTAA
- the rplO gene encoding 50S ribosomal protein L15 — MRLNTLSPAEGAKHAPKRVGRGIGSGLGKTGGRGHKGQKSRSGGGVRRGFEGGQMPLYRRLPKFGFTSRKAMITAEVRLSELALVEGDVIDLNALKAANVVGVQIEFAKVVLSGEVARPVTLRGLRVTKGARAAIEAAGGKIEE; from the coding sequence ATGCGTTTAAATACTCTGTCTCCGGCTGAAGGTGCCAAGCATGCGCCTAAGCGTGTAGGTCGTGGTATTGGTTCTGGCCTGGGTAAAACCGGCGGCCGTGGTCACAAAGGTCAGAAGTCTCGTTCTGGCGGTGGCGTACGTCGTGGTTTCGAAGGTGGTCAGATGCCTCTGTACCGTCGTCTGCCGAAATTCGGCTTCACTTCACGCAAAGCGATGATCACGGCAGAAGTTCGTCTGTCTGAACTGGCTCTGGTTGAAGGCGATGTTATCGACCTGAACGCGCTGAAAGCCGCTAACGTAGTTGGTGTCCAGATCGAATTCGCGAAAGTTGTACTTTCTGGCGAAGTCGCTCGTCCGGTAACCCTGCGTGGTCTGCGTGTCACCAAAGGCGCTCGTGCTGCTATCGAGGCTGCTGGCGGTAAAATTGAGGAATAA
- the rpsN gene encoding 30S ribosomal protein S14, which produces MAKQSMKAREVKRVKLADKFFAKRAELKAIISDVNASDEDRWNAVLKLQTLPRDSSPSRQRKRCRQTGRPHGYVGKFGLSRIKLREAAMRGEVPGLKKASW; this is translated from the coding sequence ATGGCTAAGCAATCAATGAAAGCACGCGAAGTCAAGCGCGTGAAATTAGCTGACAAGTTCTTTGCAAAACGCGCTGAACTGAAAGCTATTATCTCTGATGTGAACGCATCCGATGAAGATCGTTGGAATGCCGTTCTCAAGCTGCAAACTCTGCCGCGTGATTCCAGCCCGTCTCGTCAGCGTAAACGCTGCCGCCAAACTGGCCGTCCACATGGTTATGTGGGCAAATTCGGGTTGAGCCGTATTAAGCTTCGTGAAGCCGCTATGCGCGGTGAAGTACCAGGCTTGAAAAAGGCTAGCTGGTAA
- a CDS encoding alternative ribosome-rescue factor A: MTKYRHTKGQIQDNAIEALLHDPLFRQRVEKNVKGKGSYRRKEKHNKGGNWEASGKLSNDNLPLAFWF, translated from the coding sequence ATGACGAAATATCGTCACACTAAAGGCCAGATTCAAGATAACGCCATTGAGGCGCTGCTGCATGACCCGCTATTCCGCCAACGAGTGGAAAAGAATGTGAAAGGCAAAGGCAGCTATCGGCGTAAAGAAAAACACAACAAAGGCGGTAACTGGGAGGCCAGTGGCAAACTATCAAACGATAATTTACCACTGGCTTTCTGGTTTTAA
- the rpmD gene encoding 50S ribosomal protein L30, with protein sequence MAKTIKVTQTRSSIGRLPKHKATLLGLGLRRIGHTVEREDTPAVRGMVNLVSYMVKVEE encoded by the coding sequence ATGGCTAAGACTATTAAAGTTACACAAACTCGCAGCTCAATTGGCCGTCTGCCGAAGCATAAAGCTACTCTGCTCGGTCTGGGTCTGCGTCGTATTGGTCACACCGTAGAGCGCGAGGATACTCCTGCTGTTCGCGGTATGGTCAACCTGGTTTCCTACATGGTTAAAGTTGAGGAGTAA
- the rpsH gene encoding 30S ribosomal protein S8, translating into MSMQDPIADMLTRIRNGQAANKVAVTMPSSKLKVAIANVLKEEGFIEDFKIEGDAKPVLELVLKYFQGKAVVESIQRISRPGLRIYKKKDELPKVMAGLGIAVVSTSKGVMTDRAARQAGLGGEIICYVA; encoded by the coding sequence ATGAGCATGCAAGATCCGATCGCGGATATGCTGACCCGTATCCGTAACGGTCAAGCCGCGAACAAAGTTGCGGTCACCATGCCTTCCTCCAAGCTGAAAGTGGCAATTGCCAACGTGCTGAAGGAAGAAGGTTTTATTGAAGATTTCAAAATCGAAGGCGACGCCAAGCCTGTTCTGGAACTGGTACTGAAGTACTTCCAGGGCAAAGCTGTGGTAGAAAGCATTCAACGTATCAGCCGTCCAGGTCTGCGCATCTACAAGAAAAAAGATGAGCTGCCAAAAGTTATGGCCGGTTTGGGTATCGCTGTTGTTTCTACCTCTAAAGGTGTTATGACCGATCGTGCAGCTCGCCAGGCTGGTCTTGGTGGCGAGATTATCTGCTACGTAGCTTAA
- the rpsK gene encoding 30S ribosomal protein S11, protein MAKAPVRTRKRVRKQVSDGVAHIHASFNNTIVTITDRQGNALGWATAGGSGFRGSRKSTPFAAQVAAERCADAVKEYGIKNLEVMVKGPGPGRESTIRALNAAGFRITNITDVTPIPHNGCRPPKKRRV, encoded by the coding sequence ATGGCAAAGGCACCTGTTCGTACACGTAAGCGTGTAAGAAAGCAAGTCTCTGACGGCGTGGCTCATATCCATGCTTCTTTCAACAACACCATCGTTACCATCACTGATCGTCAGGGTAATGCTTTGGGTTGGGCAACAGCCGGTGGTTCCGGTTTCCGTGGTTCTCGTAAGTCCACTCCGTTCGCAGCACAGGTTGCAGCAGAACGTTGTGCTGACGCAGTGAAAGAATACGGTATCAAGAACCTGGAAGTTATGGTTAAAGGACCTGGTCCTGGTCGTGAGTCTACTATCCGCGCTCTGAACGCGGCTGGTTTCCGCATCACTAACATTACTGATGTGACTCCGATCCCTCATAACGGTTGTCGTCCGCCGAAAAAGCGCCGCGTGTAA
- a CDS encoding DUF1992 domain-containing protein, which produces MGLLDQWAERHILDAQDKGEFDNLPGQGQPLALEDDSAVPPELRAGYRLLKNAGYLPPALEDRKEALTVARLLQEINSEHPDYVDLSKRMALLEHRLRQAGMSTDFLHGEYQRALDGKFTRKER; this is translated from the coding sequence ATGGGGTTGCTTGATCAATGGGCGGAGCGTCATATCCTTGATGCTCAGGATAAAGGCGAGTTCGACAACCTGCCTGGCCAGGGGCAGCCGCTGGCGCTGGAAGATGACAGCGCGGTGCCGCCCGAGCTACGCGCCGGTTACCGTTTGCTGAAAAATGCCGGTTACCTGCCGCCGGCGCTGGAAGATCGTAAAGAGGCGTTGACCGTTGCTCGCTTGCTGCAAGAGATTAATAGCGAACATCCGGACTATGTCGATCTCAGCAAGCGCATGGCACTGCTGGAGCACCGGCTGCGTCAGGCTGGGATGAGCACCGATTTCTTGCATGGCGAATATCAGCGCGCGCTTGATGGCAAGTTCACCCGAAAGGAGCGGTAA
- the rpmJ gene encoding 50S ribosomal protein L36, with the protein MKVRASVKKLCRNCKIVKRNGVVRVICSAEPKHKQRQG; encoded by the coding sequence ATGAAAGTTCGTGCTTCCGTCAAGAAATTATGTCGTAACTGCAAAATCGTTAAGCGTAACGGTGTCGTTCGTGTGATTTGCAGCGCCGAGCCGAAGCATAAACAGCGTCAAGGCTGA
- the mscL gene encoding large-conductance mechanosensitive channel protein MscL, translated as MSMLKEFREFAMRGNVVDLAVGVIIGAAFGKIVSSFVADIIMPPLGLLIGGVDFKQFHLVLREAQGAVPAVVMNYGSFIQTVFDFVIVAFAIFLAIKLMNKVRRKQEEAPAAPPEPTAEEKLLTEIRDLLSQQQQPKL; from the coding sequence ATGAGTATGTTGAAAGAGTTTCGCGAATTTGCCATGCGCGGCAACGTGGTCGATCTGGCCGTCGGTGTGATTATCGGTGCTGCATTCGGCAAGATTGTTTCGTCCTTCGTGGCCGATATCATCATGCCACCGTTGGGCTTACTGATTGGCGGCGTCGATTTTAAACAGTTCCATCTGGTGTTACGTGAAGCTCAGGGCGCCGTACCGGCGGTGGTAATGAACTATGGTTCATTCATCCAGACCGTATTTGACTTTGTGATTGTCGCCTTCGCTATCTTCCTGGCGATTAAACTGATGAACAAGGTGCGCCGCAAGCAGGAAGAAGCGCCAGCAGCGCCGCCAGAACCAACCGCAGAAGAGAAACTGCTGACGGAAATCCGTGATTTGCTGAGCCAGCAACAGCAGCCAAAACTGTAA
- the rpsM gene encoding 30S ribosomal protein S13, producing MARIAGINIPDHKHTVIALTSIFGIGKTRSQAICASTGIAENVKISELSEEQIEKLRDAVAKYTVEGDLRREITLSIKRLMDLGCYRGLRHRRGLPVRGQRTKTNARTRKGPRKPIKK from the coding sequence GTGGCCCGTATAGCAGGCATTAACATTCCTGATCATAAACATACCGTTATCGCCTTAACGTCGATCTTCGGTATCGGTAAAACCCGTTCACAGGCTATCTGTGCATCTACGGGTATTGCTGAAAATGTTAAGATCAGTGAGCTGTCTGAAGAGCAAATCGAAAAGCTTCGTGATGCAGTTGCCAAATACACCGTTGAGGGTGATTTGCGTCGTGAAATTACCCTGAGCATCAAGCGTCTTATGGACCTTGGTTGCTATCGTGGTTTGCGTCATCGTCGTGGTCTGCCGGTACGCGGTCAGCGCACCAAGACCAACGCTCGTACCCGTAAGGGTCCGCGCAAGCCGATCAAGAAATAA
- the rpsE gene encoding 30S ribosomal protein S5 codes for MAHIEKQAGELQEKLIAVNRVSKTVKGGRIFSFTALTVVGDGNGRVGFGYGKAREVPAAIQKAMEKARRNMMNVALNSGTLQHPVKGAHTGSRVFMQPAHEGTGIIAGGAMRAVLEVAGVHNVLAKAYGSTNPINVVRATIDALANMKSPEMVAAKRGKSVADILG; via the coding sequence ATGGCTCACATCGAAAAACAAGCTGGCGAACTGCAGGAAAAGCTGATCGCGGTAAACCGCGTATCTAAAACCGTAAAAGGTGGCCGTATTTTCAGCTTTACCGCACTGACTGTAGTTGGTGATGGTAACGGTCGCGTTGGTTTTGGCTACGGCAAAGCACGCGAAGTTCCAGCAGCGATCCAGAAAGCGATGGAAAAAGCCCGTCGCAACATGATGAACGTCGCGCTGAACAGCGGCACCCTGCAGCACCCTGTTAAGGGCGCTCACACGGGTTCTCGCGTGTTCATGCAGCCTGCTCATGAAGGTACCGGTATCATCGCGGGCGGTGCAATGCGCGCCGTTCTCGAAGTTGCTGGGGTGCACAACGTATTGGCTAAAGCTTATGGTTCCACCAACCCGATCAACGTGGTTCGTGCAACTATCGACGCTCTGGCGAATATGAAGTCTCCTGAAATGGTCGCTGCTAAGCGTGGTAAATCCGTTGCCGACATTCTGGGGTAA
- a CDS encoding DNA-directed RNA polymerase subunit alpha: protein MQGSVTEFLKPRLVDIEQVSSTHAKVTLEPLERGFGHTLGNALRRILLSSMPGCAVTEVEIDGVLHEYSTKEGVQEDILEILLNLKGLAVRVQGKDEVILTLNKSGIGPVTAADITHDGDVEIVKPQHVICHLTDENAAISMRIKVQRGRGYVPASARIHSEEDERPIGRLLVDACYSPVERIAYNVEAARVEQRTDLDKLVIEMETNGTIDPEEAIRRAATILAEQLEAFVDLRDVRQPEVKEEKPEFDPILLRPVDDLELTVRSANCLKAEAIHYIGDLVQRTEVELLKTPNLGKKSLTEIKDVLASRGLSLGMRLENWPPASIADE from the coding sequence ATGCAGGGTTCTGTGACAGAGTTTCTAAAACCGCGCCTGGTAGATATCGAGCAAGTCAGTTCGACGCACGCCAAGGTGACCCTTGAGCCTTTAGAGCGTGGCTTTGGCCATACTCTTGGCAACGCACTGCGCCGTATTCTGCTTTCATCTATGCCGGGTTGCGCGGTGACCGAGGTTGAGATTGATGGTGTACTGCATGAGTACAGCACCAAAGAAGGCGTACAGGAAGATATCCTGGAGATCCTGCTCAACCTGAAAGGGCTGGCGGTGAGAGTTCAAGGCAAAGACGAAGTTATTCTTACCCTGAATAAATCTGGCATTGGCCCTGTGACCGCTGCCGACATCACCCATGATGGTGATGTCGAAATCGTCAAGCCTCAGCACGTGATTTGCCACCTGACTGATGAGAACGCGGCTATCAGCATGCGTATCAAAGTTCAGCGCGGTCGCGGTTATGTGCCGGCTTCTGCCCGAATTCATTCGGAAGAAGATGAGCGCCCAATCGGTCGTCTGTTGGTTGACGCCTGCTACAGCCCTGTAGAGCGTATCGCCTACAATGTTGAAGCTGCGCGTGTAGAACAGCGTACTGACTTGGATAAGCTGGTCATCGAAATGGAGACCAATGGCACGATCGATCCTGAAGAGGCGATCCGCCGTGCGGCCACCATTCTGGCTGAACAACTTGAAGCTTTCGTTGACCTGCGTGATGTGCGTCAGCCGGAAGTTAAAGAAGAGAAACCGGAATTCGATCCGATCTTGCTGCGCCCTGTTGACGATCTGGAATTGACTGTCCGCTCTGCTAACTGCCTCAAGGCAGAAGCTATCCACTACATCGGTGATCTGGTACAGCGTACCGAGGTTGAGTTGCTGAAAACGCCAAACCTGGGTAAAAAATCTCTTACCGAGATTAAAGACGTGCTGGCCTCACGTGGTCTGTCTCTGGGCATGCGCCTGGAAAACTGGCCGCCGGCAAGCATTGCTGACGAGTAA
- the rplR gene encoding 50S ribosomal protein L18, protein MDKKSARIRRATRARRKLQELGATRLVVHRTPRHIYAQVIAPNGSEVLVAASTLEKAIAEQLKYSGNKDAAAAVGKALAERALEKGIAKVSFDRSGFQYHGRVQALADAAREAGLQF, encoded by the coding sequence ATGGATAAGAAATCTGCTCGTATCCGTCGTGCGACCCGCGCACGCCGCAAGCTCCAAGAGCTGGGTGCAACCCGCCTGGTGGTACATCGTACCCCGCGTCACATTTACGCACAGGTGATTGCTCCAAACGGTTCTGAAGTACTGGTAGCCGCTTCTACTTTAGAAAAAGCTATCGCGGAGCAACTGAAGTATTCCGGTAACAAAGACGCAGCAGCAGCCGTAGGTAAAGCTCTGGCTGAGCGCGCGTTGGAAAAAGGGATTGCGAAAGTATCCTTTGACCGTTCCGGTTTCCAATATCATGGTCGAGTCCAGGCACTGGCAGATGCTGCCCGTGAAGCTGGCCTTCAGTTCTAA
- the rplF gene encoding 50S ribosomal protein L6 encodes MSRVAKAPVVIPAGVEVKLNGQVISIKGKNGELTRTIHDAVEVKQEANALTFAPREGFANAWAQAGTTRALLNAMVVGVTEGFTKKLQLVGVGYRAAVKGNVVNLALGFSHPIDHQLPAGITAECPSQTEIVLKGADKQVIGQVAADLRAYRRPEPYKGKGVRYADEVVRTKEAKKK; translated from the coding sequence ATGTCTCGTGTTGCAAAAGCACCCGTCGTCATTCCTGCCGGCGTAGAGGTAAAACTCAACGGTCAGGTTATTTCGATTAAGGGTAAAAACGGCGAGTTGACTCGTACTATCCACGACGCCGTTGAAGTGAAGCAAGAAGCTAACGCACTGACTTTCGCTCCGCGCGAAGGTTTTGCTAACGCATGGGCCCAAGCGGGTACCACGCGCGCTCTGCTGAACGCAATGGTTGTTGGTGTTACCGAAGGCTTCACCAAGAAGCTTCAACTGGTAGGTGTTGGTTATCGTGCTGCCGTTAAAGGCAACGTGGTGAATTTGGCCCTGGGCTTCTCTCACCCTATCGATCACCAGCTGCCGGCAGGTATCACTGCTGAATGCCCAAGCCAAACTGAAATCGTGCTGAAAGGCGCTGATAAGCAGGTAATTGGCCAGGTAGCAGCAGATCTGCGCGCTTACCGTCGTCCTGAGCCTTACAAAGGCAAGGGTGTTCGTTACGCCGACGAAGTCGTGCGTACCAAAGAGGCTAAGAAGAAGTAA
- the rplQ gene encoding 50S ribosomal protein L17, with protein sequence MRHRKSGRQLNRNSSHRQAMFRNMAGSLVRHEIIKTTLPKAKELRRVVEPLITLAKTDSVANRRLAFARTRDNEIVAKLFNELGPRFASRAGGYTRILKCGFRAGDNAPMAYIELVDRAESQAEVATAE encoded by the coding sequence ATGCGCCATCGTAAGAGTGGTCGTCAACTGAACCGTAACAGCAGCCATCGCCAGGCTATGTTCCGTAACATGGCCGGCTCTTTGGTTCGTCATGAGATCATCAAGACGACCCTGCCAAAAGCAAAAGAGCTGCGTCGCGTTGTTGAGCCGCTGATTACTCTTGCCAAGACCGACAGCGTAGCTAATCGTCGTCTGGCATTCGCCCGTACTCGTGATAACGAGATCGTGGCAAAACTGTTTAACGAGCTGGGCCCGCGTTTCGCGAGCCGTGCCGGTGGTTACACTCGCATTCTGAAGTGTGGCTTCCGCGCAGGCGACAACGCGCCGATGGCATACATCGAGCTGGTTGATCGTGCTGAGTCTCAAGCAGAAGTAGCAACTGCAGAGTAA
- the zntR gene encoding Zn(2+)-responsive transcriptional regulator — MFKIGQLAKLAEVTPDTVRYYEKQGMMDHNVRTEGGYRLYTEQDLQRLRFIRYAKQLGFTLETIAELLSIRVDPEHHTCQESKSIVDARLSEVESKLAELTRMRESLKRLSDACCGTAHTSNYCSILEALEQGASDDKGKKDC, encoded by the coding sequence ATGTTCAAGATAGGTCAGTTGGCCAAGCTCGCCGAAGTGACGCCGGATACCGTGCGTTACTATGAAAAGCAGGGCATGATGGATCACAATGTCCGCACCGAAGGCGGTTATCGGCTGTATACGGAGCAGGACCTGCAGCGGCTGCGTTTTATTCGCTATGCCAAACAGTTGGGTTTTACTCTGGAAACGATCGCCGAACTGCTGTCGATCCGGGTTGATCCTGAACATCATACCTGCCAGGAATCGAAGTCGATCGTCGATGCTCGCCTGAGTGAAGTGGAAAGCAAGTTGGCGGAGCTGACTCGCATGCGCGAATCGTTGAAACGCCTGAGTGACGCCTGCTGCGGCACTGCCCATACCAGCAACTATTGTTCTATTCTGGAAGCTTTGGAACAGGGAGCCAGCGATGATAAAGGCAAAAAAGATTGCTGA
- the tnpA gene encoding IS200/IS605 family transposase: protein MGLYRSSSHVFWRCKYHLVWTPKYRFKILRDKVGKELYRTIYILCNMKDCEVLELNIQPDHVHLVVIVPPKLSISTLMGVLKGRSAIRLYNRFPHIRKKLWGNHFWARGYFVDTVGVNEEIIRRYVKHQDKEDQEIEQQMELLQD, encoded by the coding sequence ATGGGTTTATACAGGAGTTCATCACATGTGTTCTGGCGTTGCAAATACCACCTGGTGTGGACGCCGAAGTATCGATTTAAAATCCTCCGCGACAAGGTGGGCAAAGAGCTCTACCGAACAATTTATATCCTCTGCAACATGAAGGACTGTGAAGTTCTTGAGCTAAATATTCAGCCAGATCATGTGCATCTGGTCGTGATAGTCCCCCCGAAGCTATCGATTTCGACGTTGATGGGCGTCCTGAAAGGACGCAGTGCAATCCGGCTTTACAATCGTTTCCCACATATACGAAAGAAGTTGTGGGGCAATCATTTTTGGGCAAGGGGATACTTTGTCGATACGGTAGGAGTAAACGAAGAAATTATCAGGCGATACGTGAAGCATCAGGATAAGGAGGACCAAGAGATCGAACAGCAGATGGAGTTGTTGCAGGATTAA